One genomic window of Euleptes europaea isolate rEulEur1 chromosome 10, rEulEur1.hap1, whole genome shotgun sequence includes the following:
- the DSE gene encoding dermatan-sulfate epimerase isoform X2 codes for MYEASYRRGWGFQYLHNHQPTNCVALLAGSLILMNQGYLQEAYVWTKQVLAIMEKSIVLLQEVTDGSLYEGVAYGSYTTRSLFQYMFLVQRHFDINHLKHPWLKQHFAFMYRTVLPGFQRTVAIADSNYNWFYGPESQLVFLDKFVMRNGSGNWLADQIRRNRVLEGPGTPSKGQRWCTLHTEFLWYDARLGSVPPPDYGIPKLHYFEDWGVVTYGSALPAEVNRPFLSFKSGKLGGRAIFDIVHQNKYEEWIKGWRNFNAGHEHPDQNSFTFAPNGVPFITEALYGPKYTFLNNVLMFAPAASKSCFYPWEGQVTEDCSSKWLKYKHDQAADCQGRVVAAMERGGIIFIRGEGVGAYNPKLKLKSLQRNLLLLHPQLLLLVDQIHLDDDSPLEVATSFFHNVDVPFEETVTDDVHGAFIRQRDGTYKMYWMDDTGYSEKAVVASRLYPRGYPYNGTNYVNVTTHLRSPITRAVYLFIGPSVDVQSFNVHGNSQQLDVFITTGEHAYAAYLWTGEDKSHSVFAQVIVDRQKILFDRTSTIRSAAASEIRDYVGLVEQNLQHFKPVFQQLEKQILSHVQNTDSFRKTAERLLQFSDKRQTEEAIERIFAISQQQQQQGRGKRNRKVVKGFVDAGPDIFAQIEVNERKVRQKAQTLAEKELPVDEEEEMKDLLDFADITYRQHKNSVLIKGQSGLAQMLATARSSSPSMSASYTRLFLILNIVIFFVMLAMQVTWFQKAKRLHGQRCLYAVLLVDSCILLWLYSSCSQSQC; via the exons ATGTATGAAGCATCATATAGGCGCGGATGGGGTTTTCAATACCTACACAATCATCAGCCTACCAACTGTGTGGCGCTGTTGGCAGGAAGCCTGATTTTGATGAATCAAG GTTATCTTCAGGAAGCATACGTATGGACCAAGCAAGTCCTGGCAATTATGGAAAAGTCCATAGTTCTGCTGCAAGAAGTGACGGATGGATCCCTCTATGAAGGAGTAGCTTATGGCAGTTATACCACCAGATCTCTTTTCCAGTACATGTTCCTTGTCCAAAGGCACTTTGACATTAACCACTTGAAACACCCCTGGCTTAAACAACATTTTGCATTTATGTACAGGACAGTACTACCAG gattcCAAAGGACTGTTGCTATTGCAGACTCCAACTACAACTGGTTTTATGGACCAGAAAGCCAGCTGGTATTCTTAGACAAATTTGTTATGCGTAATGGAAGTGGAAACTGGTTAGCAGATCAGATCAGGAGGAATCGTGTGCTGGAAGGCCCGGGAACGCCATCCAAGGGACAGCGCTGGTGTACACTTCACACTGAATTCCTCTG GTATGACGCCCGCCTGGGTTCCGTGCCTCCACCAGACTATGGAATTCCAAAGCTGCATTATTTTGAGGACTGGGGAGTTGTAACATATGGAAGTGCTCTGCCGGCTGAAGTCAACAGACCCTTTCTCTCCTTCAAATCAGGAAAGCTGGGAGGACGTGCAATATTTGATATTGTTCACCAGAACAAGTACGAAGAGTGGATCAAAGgctggaggaacttcaatgctggCCATGAGCACCCGGATCAGAACTCTTTTACTTTCGCTCCCAACGGTGTGCCTTTTATAACAGAAGCTCTGTATGGACCAAAATATACGTTTTTAAACAATGTGCTGATGTTTGCTCCAGCTGCATCAAAGAGCTGTTTTTACCCATGGGAAGGGCAAGTTACTGAAGACTGTTCATCAAAATGGTTGAAATATAAACACGATCAGGCTGCAGATTGCCAAGGAAGAGTCGTTGCTGCTATGGAAAGAGGTGGGATCATCTTCATCAGGGGTGAAGGAGTAGGTGCTTACAACCCCAAGCTAAAATTGAAAAGCCTCCAAAGAAACCTGTTACTTCTCCATCCTCAGCTCCTCTTACTAGTGGACCAGATACATCTTGATGATGACAGTCCCTTGGAGGTGGCAACCAGCTTCTTTCACAATGTGGATGTGCCTTTTGAAGAAACTGTGACTGATGATGTCCATGGGGCCTTCATCAGGCAGCGAGATGGGACATACAAAATGTACTGGATGGATGACACTGGCTACAGTGAGAAAGCTGTTGTTGCCTCAAGACTGTATCCCAGAGGCTACCCTTACAATGGAACAAACTATGTGAATGTTACAACTCACCTGCGAAGCCCTATCACCAGAGCTGTTTATCTCTTCATTGGGCCTTCTGTAGATGTCCAAAGCTTTAATGTCCATGGGAATTCTCAGCAATTAGATGTTTTCATAACAACAGGCGAGCATGCCTATGCTGCTTATTTGTGGACTGGTGAGGATAAAAGCCACTCGGTCTTTGCACAAGTTattgtggaccgccaaaaaattCTATTTGACCGAACCTCTACCATTAGGAGTGCTGCAGCATCAGAGATAAGGGATTATGTTGGGTTAGTAGAACAGAATCTACAGCATTTCAAGCCTGTCTTCCAGCAGCTGGAGAAGCAAATCCTTTCCCACGTACAGAACACCGACAGCTTCAGAAAGACTGCTGAGCGATTGCTGCAGTTTTCAGATAAGAGACAGACAGAGGAAGCCATTGAAAGGATATTTGCAATCTctcagcaacagcagcaacaaggcaggggaaagaggaacaggaaggtaGTTAAAGGGTTTGTTGATGCTGGCCCTGACATTTTTGCACAAATTGAAGTCAATGAAAGAAAAGTTCGTCAAAAGGCACAAACTTTGGCCGAAAAAGAATTGCCTgtggatgaagaagaggagatgAAAGATCTTCTCGATTTTGCAGATATTACCTATAGGCAGCATAAAAACAGTGTATTGATCaaaggccaatctggcctggcacAGATGTTGGCTACTGCTCGAAGCAGCTCTCCCTCAATGTCGGCATCGTACACCCGACTTTTCCTCATTCTGAACATAGTTATTTTCTTTGTCATGCTTGCAATGCAGGTGACCTGGTTTCAGAAGGCCAAGAGACTGCACGGCCAAAGATGTCTCTATGCAGTCTTGCTTGTTGACAGCTGTATATTATTGTGGCTGTATTCTTCTTGTTCTCAGTCACAGTGCTAG